The following are from one region of the Jeongeupia sp. USM3 genome:
- a CDS encoding AsmA family protein → MDLRHSRPFRIFLLLIAGLTLLIGIVPYFVEATVLRETLASQIASETRRTLTVAGNARFVLLPRPAFTLGDVTLTQPDTQTRFMHADRVRVRLALWPLLRGKPVIDQVEIDSPELTIERFADGTYNFEDLLADPTHPRKVDIRLDALHFDQAKLVYRDALVGVNGTLSGLDFSLDNLADPKNGKLTAGGQLQIGDGATPWWRGSVEVGAAMRYTEAERRLSVADLRFELKQQGPSKPGVDIEASGLTAVGNLVYGWQPLRLAGGELKITGHGRRGVQDWQGELNLPALKVTESTMQLDRPKLALRMQGPRGRFAAGVSVPQLSGTLQGLMRADQARINVELITQQQTLALNFVSPLELYSGTLARLPSYQLAGQYGNKALPRGAIPFALAGTAALNLRNETIRLESRGTLDHSPVKALFNVDDFITPHYGFDVDLAQLDLTPYLPAVAAGAKGVSATTPMAFQWLDRLDAQGQLKIGQLTMNKLHFNDIALGLTARSRKLVLDPLAANVYGGQLSGRLEIDNGRGKPRWHATQKLSNMNINMLLTDLLDTSRFEGRGHLDLDVSAVGDRLADLRKTAGGDVRVQLSKGSVRGIDIEALLRTASRQIKAMNGEVTQLPNLEARTRFSELNATLQLKHGVATNNDLLVRAGVLRLAGSGSMDLGEGRLDYKLKAGANPDVPELKGLAGLILPIELTGPIAAPSYHVDYAALKHQLLERQKAEEAAKARAHEAELARKAAAEKAAQRKTAKPAAKPAPKAPAKPAKARQ, encoded by the coding sequence ATGGACCTGCGCCACTCGCGGCCATTCCGGATCTTTCTGCTTCTGATCGCCGGATTGACGCTGCTGATCGGCATCGTGCCGTACTTTGTCGAAGCCACCGTGCTGCGCGAAACGCTCGCCAGCCAGATCGCGTCCGAGACCCGCCGCACGCTCACCGTTGCCGGCAATGCCCGCTTCGTGCTGCTGCCCCGCCCGGCGTTCACGCTCGGCGACGTCACGCTGACCCAGCCCGACACCCAGACCCGCTTCATGCACGCCGACCGCGTGCGCGTGCGGCTGGCGCTGTGGCCGCTGCTGCGCGGCAAGCCGGTGATCGACCAGGTCGAGATCGACAGCCCCGAGCTGACGATCGAGCGCTTTGCCGACGGCACCTACAACTTCGAAGACCTGCTTGCCGACCCGACACACCCGCGCAAGGTCGACATCCGCCTCGACGCGCTGCATTTCGACCAGGCCAAGCTCGTCTATCGCGACGCGCTGGTCGGCGTCAACGGCACCTTGTCGGGCCTCGACTTCAGCCTCGACAACCTCGCCGACCCGAAGAACGGCAAGCTCACGGCCGGCGGCCAGTTGCAGATCGGCGACGGCGCCACCCCGTGGTGGCGCGGCAGCGTCGAGGTTGGCGCAGCGATGCGCTACACCGAGGCGGAGCGCCGGTTGTCGGTCGCCGACCTGCGCTTCGAGCTCAAGCAGCAGGGGCCGAGCAAGCCCGGCGTCGACATCGAAGCCAGCGGGCTGACCGCCGTCGGCAACCTCGTCTACGGCTGGCAACCGCTGCGGCTCGCCGGCGGCGAGCTGAAGATCACCGGACACGGCCGCCGCGGCGTGCAGGACTGGCAGGGCGAACTGAACCTGCCGGCGCTCAAGGTCACCGAGAGCACGATGCAGCTCGACCGGCCGAAACTGGCGCTGCGGATGCAGGGGCCGCGCGGCCGCTTCGCCGCCGGCGTCTCGGTGCCGCAGCTGTCGGGGACGCTGCAGGGACTGATGCGCGCCGACCAGGCGCGGATCAACGTCGAGCTGATCACGCAGCAGCAGACGCTGGCGCTGAACTTCGTCAGCCCGCTCGAGCTTTACAGCGGCACGCTGGCGCGGCTGCCGAGCTACCAGCTCGCCGGCCAGTACGGCAACAAGGCGCTGCCGCGCGGCGCGATTCCGTTCGCGCTGGCCGGCACCGCCGCGCTGAACCTGCGCAACGAGACGATCCGGCTCGAAAGCCGGGGGACGCTCGATCACTCGCCGGTCAAGGCGCTGTTCAACGTCGACGACTTCATCACGCCGCACTACGGCTTCGACGTCGATCTGGCCCAGCTCGACCTGACACCCTATCTGCCGGCGGTTGCCGCCGGCGCCAAGGGCGTCTCGGCGACAACGCCGATGGCCTTCCAGTGGCTGGACCGGCTCGACGCGCAGGGCCAGTTGAAGATCGGCCAGCTGACGATGAACAAGCTGCACTTCAACGACATCGCCCTCGGCCTGACCGCCAGGAGCCGCAAGCTCGTACTCGACCCGCTCGCCGCCAATGTCTACGGCGGCCAGCTCTCCGGCCGACTCGAAATCGACAACGGTCGCGGCAAGCCGCGCTGGCACGCGACGCAGAAGCTGTCGAACATGAACATCAACATGCTGCTGACCGACCTGCTCGACACCTCGCGCTTCGAGGGACGCGGCCACCTCGACCTCGACGTCAGCGCCGTCGGCGACCGGCTCGCCGACCTGCGCAAGACCGCCGGCGGCGACGTGCGCGTCCAGTTGTCCAAGGGCTCGGTCCGCGGCATCGACATCGAGGCGCTGCTGCGCACCGCCAGCCGCCAGATCAAGGCGATGAACGGCGAAGTCACCCAGTTGCCCAACCTCGAAGCCCGGACGCGCTTTTCGGAGCTGAATGCCACGCTGCAGCTCAAGCACGGCGTCGCGACCAACAACGACCTGCTGGTCCGCGCCGGCGTGCTGCGGCTGGCCGGCAGCGGCAGCATGGATCTCGGCGAGGGGCGGCTCGACTACAAGCTCAAGGCCGGCGCCAACCCCGACGTGCCCGAACTCAAGGGTCTGGCCGGGCTGATCCTGCCGATCGAACTCACCGGGCCGATCGCCGCGCCGAGCTATCACGTCGACTACGCCGCGCTGAAGCACCAGTTGCTCGAGCGGCAGAAGGCCGAGGAAGCGGCGAAGGCCAGGGCGCACGAGGCCGAACTGGCCCGGAAGGCCGCAGCCGAGAAGGCGGCGCAGCGCAAGACGGCCAAGCCGGCCGCCAAACCCGCCCCCAAGGCGCCCGCCAAGCCGGCCAAGGCCCGGCAATGA
- a CDS encoding LEA type 2 family protein, which produces MKRLLAIALIALLAACAGVPTSYEKPKVSVAGIAIKDIGLFEQRFTLTLRVQNPNDISVPVSGLNAKLEVNGKPVADGVSNASVTIPALGEATVPVDIVSNLGGLARLLKQGNGAAPSYRLHGKLFSPWRPGGIDFDQKGDLPALGEILPAGDAPKTGTF; this is translated from the coding sequence ATGAAAAGGCTGCTGGCGATCGCGCTGATCGCGCTGCTGGCCGCCTGCGCCGGCGTGCCGACCTCGTACGAGAAACCGAAGGTGTCGGTTGCCGGGATCGCGATCAAGGACATCGGCCTGTTCGAGCAACGCTTTACCCTGACCCTGCGCGTGCAGAACCCGAACGACATCTCGGTGCCGGTGTCGGGGCTGAACGCCAAGCTCGAGGTCAACGGCAAGCCGGTGGCCGACGGCGTGTCGAACGCCAGCGTGACGATTCCGGCGCTCGGCGAGGCGACGGTGCCGGTCGACATCGTCAGCAACCTCGGCGGGCTGGCGCGGCTGCTCAAGCAGGGCAACGGCGCCGCGCCGTCGTACCGGCTGCACGGCAAGCTGTTCTCGCCGTGGCGGCCGGGCGGCATCGATTTCGACCAGAAGGGTGATCTGCCGGCGCTCGGCGAGATCCTGCCGGCCGGCGACGCGCCGAAGACCGGGACGTTCTGA
- a CDS encoding thioesterase family protein, producing the protein MHQTEIKVRGYHLDLYGHVNNARYLEFLEEARWETLEAHGDLDWFMQRRLALVVSRIDIRYKRPATMGDVLLVETRLDRLDERAGVIAQRIVRQDNGKLVAEADVTFAVIHPETPGALKLDGELAERLAVLAGVAA; encoded by the coding sequence ATGCACCAGACCGAAATCAAAGTCCGTGGCTACCATCTCGACCTGTACGGCCACGTCAACAATGCACGCTATCTCGAATTTCTCGAGGAAGCGCGCTGGGAAACGCTTGAAGCGCACGGCGACCTCGACTGGTTCATGCAGCGCCGGCTGGCGCTGGTCGTCAGCCGCATCGACATCCGCTACAAGCGCCCGGCGACGATGGGCGACGTGCTGCTGGTCGAAACCCGGTTGGACCGGCTCGACGAGCGCGCCGGCGTCATCGCCCAGCGCATCGTCCGCCAGGACAACGGCAAGCTCGTTGCCGAGGCCGACGTGACCTTCGCGGTGATCCACCCGGAAACACCGGGCGCGCTGAAGCTCGACGGCGAACTGGCCGAGCGGCTGGCGGTGCTGGCGGGAGTGGCGGCATGA
- a CDS encoding peptidylprolyl isomerase gives MKLQLVSMALATAAATGSAAGQINVVCQTTKGAIDIVIRPEWSPKGAERFLQLVDAGHFNRVPFFRCIDGVLCQFGFPQSKAAAKKWPAIADDLKQPALRSFKRGYISFAGAGTNSRTEHLFITLGEKVEHLGTQPWETPIGYVTPASMQQTVSRFNMSYGDIPPWGKGPDVQKLQAPGVAEYLKQNYSALDYILSCKRG, from the coding sequence ATGAAGCTGCAACTCGTAAGCATGGCGCTGGCGACGGCCGCCGCAACCGGCAGCGCCGCCGGCCAAATCAATGTGGTGTGCCAGACCACCAAGGGCGCGATCGACATCGTCATCCGCCCGGAATGGAGTCCCAAGGGTGCGGAGCGCTTCCTGCAACTGGTCGACGCCGGCCACTTCAACCGCGTGCCGTTCTTCCGCTGCATCGACGGCGTGCTGTGCCAGTTCGGCTTTCCGCAATCGAAGGCCGCGGCAAAAAAATGGCCGGCGATCGCCGACGACCTAAAGCAGCCGGCACTGCGATCGTTCAAGCGCGGCTATATCAGCTTCGCCGGTGCTGGCACTAACTCCCGCACCGAACACCTGTTCATCACGCTGGGCGAAAAGGTCGAACACCTCGGCACCCAGCCGTGGGAAACACCGATCGGCTATGTGACACCTGCGTCGATGCAACAGACCGTCAGCCGTTTCAACATGAGCTACGGCGATATTCCGCCCTGGGGCAAGGGGCCGGATGTGCAGAAGCTGCAGGCACCGGGGGTGGCCGAGTATCTGAAACAGAACTACTCGGCGTTGGATTACATCCTGTCGTGCAAGCGGGGGTGA
- a CDS encoding class I SAM-dependent methyltransferase: protein MLLNAGDTVAGELAARYGFAPVHDAPAGGHYLAFEDGRLVLQQAGDKARVCVDFVEGAAAHRRKFGGGRGQPVAKAVGLKGGANPGVLDATAGQGRDAFVLASLGCTVTLIERSPVAAALLEDGLRRAALDAGTAEIAGRMTLVHADSLQWLIDADAKSFDVVFLDPMFPEPDKRAKSKKEMAMFQALIGGDPDADALLAPARRIARQRVVVKRPRLAPWLAGLKPNFDYLGDSTRFDAYLPLG from the coding sequence ATGTTGTTGAATGCCGGTGACACCGTCGCCGGCGAACTGGCCGCGCGCTACGGCTTTGCGCCGGTGCACGACGCACCGGCCGGCGGCCACTACCTGGCGTTCGAGGACGGCCGGCTGGTGCTGCAGCAGGCCGGCGACAAGGCGCGCGTCTGCGTCGACTTTGTTGAAGGCGCCGCGGCGCACCGGCGCAAGTTCGGCGGCGGCCGCGGCCAGCCGGTCGCCAAGGCGGTCGGGCTCAAGGGCGGTGCGAATCCGGGCGTGCTCGACGCGACCGCCGGCCAGGGGCGCGATGCCTTCGTGCTCGCCAGCCTCGGCTGTACGGTCACGCTGATCGAGCGCAGCCCGGTGGCCGCGGCGCTGCTCGAGGACGGCTTGCGCCGTGCGGCGCTGGATGCCGGAACGGCGGAGATCGCCGGCCGGATGACGCTGGTCCACGCCGATTCGCTGCAATGGCTGATCGACGCCGACGCAAAGTCGTTCGACGTGGTCTTTCTCGACCCGATGTTTCCCGAGCCGGACAAGCGCGCGAAGTCGAAGAAGGAAATGGCGATGTTCCAGGCGCTGATCGGCGGCGATCCGGATGCCGATGCGCTGCTCGCGCCGGCAAGGCGCATCGCCCGCCAGCGTGTCGTGGTCAAGCGGCCGCGGCTCGCGCCGTGGCTGGCGGGACTGAAACCGAACTTCGATTACCTAGGGGACAGCACCCGCTTCGACGCCTACCTGCCGCTGGGCTGA
- a CDS encoding zinc-dependent peptidase — MFGFLKTRKRARLLAANPIPDALWQQVMRAPLFIGLSDSERLTLRDHAAWFLAEKTITPVNGLELADAARVLLAAQAVLPILHLGFDAYDDWHEVIVYPGQFLSRDRYTDHIGLVHEFEQELAGQARSDGPVLLSWLDVSESPWLDGWNVVIHEFAHKLDMRSGDANGCPPLHKGMDYAGWKRSFSLAFDDLSRRADHQLYSPIDLYAAENPAECFAVFSEYFFETPHALTDHYPAIYEQLKAFYKQDPAARLPRVRYRPCFEPVNFGPVTIPTPAPEY, encoded by the coding sequence ATGTTCGGCTTTCTCAAGACCCGCAAACGCGCCAGACTGCTGGCCGCCAACCCGATTCCCGATGCGCTGTGGCAGCAGGTGATGCGTGCGCCGCTGTTCATCGGCTTGTCCGACAGCGAACGGCTGACCCTGCGCGACCACGCCGCGTGGTTTCTGGCCGAGAAGACGATCACCCCGGTGAACGGGCTGGAGCTCGCCGACGCGGCGCGCGTGCTGCTGGCGGCGCAGGCGGTGCTGCCCATCCTCCATCTCGGCTTCGACGCCTACGACGACTGGCACGAGGTCATCGTCTACCCGGGGCAGTTCCTCAGCCGCGACCGCTATACCGACCACATTGGCCTGGTGCACGAATTCGAGCAGGAACTCGCCGGCCAGGCGCGCAGCGACGGCCCGGTGCTGCTGTCCTGGCTCGACGTGTCCGAATCGCCGTGGCTCGACGGCTGGAACGTCGTCATCCACGAGTTCGCCCACAAGCTCGACATGCGCTCGGGCGACGCCAACGGCTGCCCGCCGCTGCACAAGGGCATGGACTACGCCGGCTGGAAGCGCAGTTTCTCGCTGGCCTTCGACGACCTGAGCCGCCGCGCCGACCACCAGCTCTACAGCCCGATCGACCTGTATGCGGCCGAAAACCCGGCCGAGTGCTTCGCGGTGTTCTCCGAATACTTCTTCGAGACGCCGCACGCGCTGACCGACCATTACCCGGCCATCTACGAGCAGCTCAAGGCGTTCTACAAGCAGGATCCGGCGGCGCGGCTGCCGCGCGTCCGTTACCGGCCGTGCTTCGAGCCGGTAAACTTCGGCCCGGTGACCATCCCGACCCCGGCACCGGAGTATTAG
- the mutY gene encoding A/G-specific adenine glycosylase: MSAFATRLVGWQRDHGRHDLPWQVADPYRVWLSEIMLQQTQVTTVIDYYQRFLARFPDIASLAAAPLDDVLALWSGLGYYSRARNLHKAAQAVMADFGGVFPHAPAEIETLPGIGRSTAAAIAAFSFSTRAAILDGNVKRVLARWAGIDGFPGQKAIENRLWALADSLLPVAADMPAYTQAQMDLGATVCTPKKPACLACPVASDCIARITGRQAELPTPKPKKAVPERRTVMLLIRDDKGRLLLQKRPPTGIWGGLWSLPETADTLGAERHCADALGLAVALEPAQPDFVHVFTHFKLTITPQPAALLGATALADNDTLRWFGRDEALAAGIPTPLRRLLAPG; encoded by the coding sequence ATGAGTGCGTTCGCCACCCGGCTGGTCGGCTGGCAGCGCGACCACGGCCGGCACGACCTGCCGTGGCAGGTTGCCGACCCATACCGCGTCTGGCTGTCGGAAATCATGCTGCAGCAGACGCAGGTGACCACGGTCATCGACTACTACCAGCGCTTTCTCGCCCGCTTCCCGGACATTGCCAGTCTGGCCGCCGCGCCGCTCGACGACGTGCTCGCGCTGTGGAGCGGCCTCGGCTACTACAGCCGCGCGCGCAATCTGCACAAGGCGGCGCAGGCGGTGATGGCCGATTTCGGTGGCGTGTTTCCGCACGCGCCGGCCGAGATCGAAACGCTGCCCGGCATCGGCCGCTCGACCGCCGCGGCGATCGCCGCGTTCTCGTTCAGCACCCGCGCGGCGATCCTCGACGGCAACGTCAAGCGCGTACTGGCGCGCTGGGCCGGCATCGACGGTTTTCCCGGCCAGAAGGCGATCGAGAACCGGCTGTGGGCGCTGGCCGACAGCCTGCTGCCGGTTGCCGCCGACATGCCCGCGTACACGCAGGCACAGATGGACCTCGGCGCAACCGTGTGCACGCCGAAGAAGCCTGCATGCCTCGCCTGTCCGGTCGCGAGCGACTGCATCGCGCGGATCACCGGCCGCCAGGCCGAGCTGCCGACACCGAAACCGAAGAAGGCGGTGCCCGAGCGCCGCACGGTGATGCTGCTGATCCGCGACGACAAGGGCCGGCTGCTGCTGCAGAAGCGCCCGCCGACCGGCATCTGGGGCGGGCTGTGGAGCCTGCCCGAAACGGCCGACACGCTCGGTGCCGAACGCCATTGCGCCGACGCGCTGGGGCTCGCGGTTGCACTCGAACCGGCGCAGCCCGACTTCGTCCACGTGTTCACCCACTTCAAACTGACGATCACGCCGCAACCGGCGGCACTGCTTGGCGCGACCGCGCTGGCCGACAACGACACGCTGCGCTGGTTCGGCCGCGACGAAGCGCTGGCCGCCGGCATTCCGACGCCGCTGCGACGGCTGCTCGCACCGGGCTGA